ggagaatgtacaaactccgtacagacagcccccttagttgggatcgaacctgggtctccggcgctgcaagcactggaaggcagcaactctaccgctacaccaccgtcccGCTGagtagttactccaacattttgtgtctatcttctcttgcAAGTCTCAATATCTTCCATCAGTGCATACTGAACATTTAGATGGGTCAGTGGTGGCAGGGGATAACAGCTTCGGGTTCCTGGGTGTGTGTGTCTCTAAagaccacagtggcgcagcgggtagagctgctgccttacagcgccagagacccgggttcgatcctgactacgggtgctgtctgtacagagtacgcacattctccccgtgacctgcgtgaaatttctccgagatcttcggtttcctccaaagacgtacggccctgtcccacttacgtgtccttggcatgcaaattacacgaccttgtCGTCGCGTTGAAACGCACggccatcgtgtggccgcgctgggccggtcccactgagacgcgcggaggggtatgtagttgtgcgcgatatcgcgcggcgctcgaaattttgtagcgaacgaaacctccgcgcgccaacggcctgtcgcggaacagacggccaaagtgggacaggcccaagaccctgggtcaacgcaacgtctcacctccaacggcagcagaagcaggcaaacgatcgtcgaactcggcctggggctcacggccgttgcagtccggatccgcccccgcttctactcccagagcggggccaagacgactggagatggacacaaaatgcaggagtaacgcatctctggcgagaagcaatgggtgacgtttcggggcaagacccttctttccagagatgcctcgacttctctccagagatgctgccagtcccgctgagttcctcctgcattttgtgtccatcttcaaatgacggcacgcgctccagacggctgtgcggacgcaagaAACCAtgtgcgaccttcgcgggaccgtcgcgcctcaacgcgaccacgaggtcgcgtaattagcgtgcgaaggacacgcaagtgggacaggggctgtacagggtttgcaggttaattggctgtgtgtaaatgtaaaaagtgtccccagtgtgtgtacggTCATGTTCCATGTGCTGGgaccgttggtcggtgcggagaagggcctgtttccatgctgtacgtctGAACTAAACCCTTGCATTTGGGTCAGTTACACAAATACTTGCGGCAGGCAGGCAGAACGACTTTCTCCAACATCTGGATAACATTTCAACAACGTGACAAGTTCAGGTTTTGGATAATTGTGATATTCTAGCCAATTAGTTCTGCATTTGACTGCGTCGTAACGAACAGGAGAGGCATGGACACCGACATCACCCTAAACGCACCCAACAACAGGCTCTGATTCAGCTATTACCAAACCACCCAGAAGGTTCGGCTGATGGGATGGGAAAATGTCAAAGACAGATCTTTAGAGACAAAAAACCTCAACATTGATCGGATTACATCCATGAACAATGCACCACTTTATTAACCTCTTGTTTGAGCTGATCTCAGTAACTGCTGAATAACTAGTTTGGATAATTAATGGTACATGAAAAGGTGACTAAATGATTTTCAGAACTGCTCATTTGTGGGGCTTAAGTATGACTGCAAGATGTACACCGAACTGTGTGTACAAATGGAATTCACTGtggataggtacatgtgacaataaaatatcattgaacCATTAATATCTCAAgaggtaacatagaaaataggtgcaggagtagaggccattcggcccttcgagcctgcactgccattcaatatgatcatggctgatcatccaactcagtatcctgtaccaaccTTCTGTCCAtaccgtgttcaagaaggaactgcagatgctggaagatcaaaggtacaaaacttacaaaattcttaaggggttggacaggctagatgcaggaagattgctcccgatgttggggaagtccaggacaaggggtcacagcttaaggataagggggaaatcctttaaaaccgagatgagaagaacttttttcacacagagagtggtgaatctctggaactccctgccacagagggtagtcgaggccagttcattggctatatttaagagggagttagatgtggcccttgtggctaaggggatcagagggtatggagagaaggcaggtacgggatactgagttggatgatcagccatgatcatattgaatggcggtgcaggctcaaagggccgaatggcctactcctgcacctaatttctatgtttctatgtttctatgtttacacaaaaatgctggagaaactcagcgggtgcagcagcatctatggagcgaaggaaataggtgacgtttcgggccgaaacccttctccataccccctgatccctttagccacaagggccaaaaagtaacagactggttccgccaagatgcagcacagaacgccacaggggacccttcttccctgtggctaccaAACATCAACTccctccccttctgtcatggggtagactgactcccctccgctctcccctgatgtgctacaatgctgagaactatactgTATTCtgtacggtggtgaatctgtgcaattcattgccacagacggctgtggaggccaagtcaatggatatttttaaggcagagatagataataataataataataatggatgggatttatatagcgcctttctaatactcaaggcgctttacatcgcattattcattcactcctcagtcacactcggtggtggtaagctacttctgtagccacagctgccctggggcagactgacggaagcgtggctgccaatctgcgcctacggcccctccgaccaccaccaatcactcacacacattcacacacacattcacacattctagtcactaacacaatacttctcatgctatggttatatcgtggacaaactttagttacaaacccccaaacaacaggaacttagtcaaagggtgctggaataactcagcgggacaggcagcatctctggacagaaggactgggtgacatttcggggcgagacggaggagggtctcgaccaatagattctcgattagtacgggtgtggggggttatggggagaaggcaggagaatacatagggttaggagggaggcaaTCAGACAACAATGTGATATTGTCCGGATCATTTGTTTTAAATGATGAAGATTAGGAATCAAATGTCCAAGATACTGGCCAGAGTTGCCCTCCCCTCCTTTACAATAGAGCTACAGGGATTTCTTTCACATCAAGCTGGAGTGCAGACATTCCATTCAATGCTGGCAAGGGTGCAGAGatattgaatattgatttctctaaccaagtaactctcacatcccctctctcttcccttgccCACcccatcctactagtttcactgttgtctgtTGAGTTTCACGGTCTGTATAACACAttgtcacctagcccacagccaacaatggaccattgtgggctccacttttccttgatcgtcctgcatatccttcattcatttgttccatatatctctctctctctctctatatatatcgcAGTCTAGGCCTCTCGTTTCCCCgttccctaactctcagtctgaagaagggcctcgacccgaaatgtcacctattccttctctccagagatgctgcctgatccgctgagttactccgacattttgtgtctaccttcggtttaaactagcaagggggtcacggtggagcagcggtagagttgctgcctcacagcgccggagacccggttttgattctgaccacgggtgcttatctgtgcgttctccccgtgacctgcgtgggttttctccgggtgctccggcttcctcccacgctccacagacatacaggtttgtaggttaattggcttggtgtaaattgaaAATCGTGCCTAGTGTGTTAATATGTGGgtcgtgttaatatgcggggatcgctggtcggctcggactcctcctgcacctattttctatgtatctattagtggaatcaagggatatggggagaaggcaggcacgggttattgattggggacgatcagccatgatcacaatgagtggcggtgctggctcgaaggacctaatggcctcatcctgtacctatattctatgtttctatgactctgtgggccgaagggcctgtttccgcgctgtaactctaaattaaactaaatagcatctgcagttcctccctgcactaaTCGAGAATCACTCATTTTGTCTGGTCTCGGCTTGGAGGCCAGTTACAATAATTGTTGtcaagtccacacagaccagcgactGTGATGTTACTCTCTGTTCCAAACGAGAAGGGAAGTTTCTCAGTTGGGCATCCTCACCTCTCTGAGAGGGTGTAATTAGACCTCATTCCTGCAACAGTTAAGAACAGACCACTCCATTAATTCGACTTCCAGAGCTGCCTTGATGGGCAGTGGAAACATTTGAGTCGAATCAAATGGAATATCAGCTACAGGGCACAATgctgggatgtgtgtgtgtgttctgcaGCCAACAGTTGGTGGAGCAAGGGGGATAATTACAACACCGACTGATCCATTGACATCTGGGTGGCAGATGCCTAGTGAAACCATATCTCAGGCCCTTCCTCCGAGCTAGCCAGGAACCTGCATCTACCGCATCtagaggtcggcacggtggcgcagcggtagagttgctgccttacagcgccggagacacgggttcgatcccaactacgggcgctgtctgtacagagtttgtacgttctccccgtgacctgcgtgggttttctccgagatcttcagtttcctcccgcactccaaagacgtacaggtttgtaggttaattggcttggtgcaattgtaaaattgtccctagtgcgtgtagactagtgttaatgtgcgggaatcgctggtcagttagcacgcaacagtagcttttcactgtacctcgctacacctgacaataaaccaaactaaacgaataaactaaactgtgcaggaaggaacagtttaaaccgaagatagacacacaaagctggggtaacgcagcgggtcaggcagcatctctggagagaaggaataggtgacgtttcgggtcgagacccttcttcagactgagagtcatggggtcTACACTCACTTAAGATAATCGCCatgacggggggagggggaggggggggagaacaaaggtgaACCTactggggcgagggggggggagggggggcaaagGAGGAACTGGTGCGGGATACTTTGTTAccggaatggtaccattcggcgcTGCCGTTTCGGCGCCTCTGTTTCGGggtgttagagttagggttagggttagggtgccaCAGTGGTGGGCCAGTGGAAACCTATTTCCAAACTTGTTAACATAAAGCTGATCTCACTTGCAATATCCTTGGCATAGGAACTtcttgcagagggtgatgaatctctggaattcactatccCGGAGTATTATGAAGCATGGAACACTTTTATTTATCTGGAGGTATTTAcagaggttagggttagggttctgatgagtacagatattataaCTGGAGGCGCCGAAACGTACCCGACCCCTTTGTTACATAGTCAGCCCCCTTTATgtagcaactatttgcataccttgggtgtttgcatgcaaagaatctcactgtgacatgtaacaataaagtatccattcattcattcattcattcattcattcattcattcattcattcattcattcacatattcagcagagacattgtgggccgaagggcctgttctggtgctgtacagttttgtgttttattcaaacATTAGTTCCAGGGTTAGTAATGCGGGCTTCTCCCCCTGGCATCTTGTCAATGGTACACAGAGCTGTAGACGTACTTTGCTGAGCTAGATGCCGAGTGATCCTGAGTAATTCCTGAtgcccacaaactcaccactccgaTTATATCCCATTGACAGACAGACGTACCACCCAAGAGCAGATATGTCGCCGGCACTGCAGACTATGGTTTTCCAGCTCGTATTACCGTTATTAAATTATTGCATTTTTGatcattatatattatctgtgttttattgtgtatatatacttGTAGACTAACATAGAACATAACACGGTACATTTTtcacttggtagacaaaaatgctggggaaattcagcgggtgcagcagcatctatggagcgaaggaagaagggtttcgtcccgaaacgttgcctatttccttcgctccacagatgctgctgcacccgctgagtttctccagcacttttgtctaccttcgattttccagcatctgcagttctttcttaaacatttttcacttgggctgcttacaacccagAAGTATGAATCTtgctttctctaactttaagtaacttgttcattcccctccctctccctatcccGCCCCCACACAAGTCattccagcttcaaagtcgtcttgttgagtctcattgtctttaactcattttcacctagtccctagctagcaatggcctgtttcctttatcatcagtacttttatttatttatttcattcatctgttctacatctctctatatcaccatctatagctctcgtttccctttcccctgtctctcagtctgaagaagggtctcgacccgaaacgtcatctattccttttccccagagatgctgcctgtcccgctgagttactccagctttttgtgtctatcttcggtttaaaccagcatctgcagttccttcctacacagacaaAGGACATAATTTGTCTCctttgatgcagtggtagagttgctgccttacagcgccggggacctgggttcaatcccgactacgggtgctgtctgtgtggagtttgtacgttctccccgtgacctgcgtgggttttctccgagatcttcggtttcctcccacactccaaagatgtacaggtttgtaggttaattggcttggtgtaaatgtaaaaagtgtccctagtgtgtgtaggctagtgttagtgtgcgggggttgctgttcgatgcgggcttggtgggccgaagggccttgcttCCGCGctgggtctctaaactaaactaaattaatctaaaaataAGCAGAAAGAGTCAACCGTTGAACGAGaagggatcccccccccccccccacaagcctCTACCTCCAAAAGAAAagatgtcagaagttatggggagaaggcaggagaatggggttaagagggaactatagatcagccacgattgaatggcagagtagacttgatgggcctaatcctGCTTCtaaaacctatgaacttatgaaatggaACTAATTTtactccattccttccacagatgccgcctggcccgccgagttactccagtactttgtgcctttctttgtaaaccaggatctgcagttccacgTGTCAACAATGAACTAATTTGCCCACTTAATTATACACACTCTTATTGCAACCAGACGTGACTCATGGGGAATCCTGTGGCATGTTGATTTACGAGGTGGTTAACATGCTACTCTACGCACCACATCTTGCAAGTGTTTACTGTATATCCTTATTGTAATTAACAAACGGGGAACGTTGAGAGGATTGAAGTTGCAATGTTCAAAGATGTATATCTGGCTCCACAACACACACTGAACCAAGAACCCCAAACACTGATGAAAAAAACATTATACcccagggttacggggagaaggcaggataatgtgcAGAGAGGgatatatagatcagccatggttgaatggcagagtagggacgaatggcctaattctgcccctagaacTCATTAACTTGGTACTAAGGGTGCCAAAGGTTACACGGAAAAGGCAGaacaatgggtttgagagggatagACCAGCCaactttgaatggcagagtagacttgatgggccgaatggcccaattctgctcatagaacctatcaacttgattagtaagggtgtcttagaatgaaggggaggccatttaagactgaggcgagaaaaaactttttccacccagagagttatgaatttgtggaattccctgccacaaagggcacagtggaggccaagtcactggatggatttaagagagagttagatcgagctctaggggttagtggagtcaagggatatggggagaaggcaggcacgggttattgattggggacgatcagccatgatcacaatgaatggcggtgctggctcgaagggccgaatggcctcctcctgcacctattttctatgtttctatgtcaatgtttacgggaagaaggcaggagaacgggttgAGAGGGATGGACCGATCATGGATGGATGAtgactccgttagccctaagagctaaatctaactctctcttgaaaacatccagtgaattggcctccactgccttccgtggcagagaattccacagattcgcaactccctggctgaaaaggtttttcctcgtctcagtcctaaatggcctactaccccttattctgaagaagggtcacacattccttctctccagagatgctgccggtcccgctgagttactccagtatttagtgtccaccttcgatatagaaacatagaaacatagaaattaggtgcaggagtaggccattcggcccttcgagcctgcaccgccattcaatatgatcatggctgatcatccaactcagtatcccgtacctgccttctctccataccctctgatccccttagccacaagggccacatctaactccctcttaaatatagccaatgaactggcctcgactaccctctgtggcagggagttccagagattcaccactctctgtgaaaaaagttcttctcatctcggttttaaaggatttcccccttatccttaagctgtgaccccttgtcctggacttccccaacatcgggagcaatcttcctgcatctagcctgtccaaccccttaagaattttgtaagtttctataagatcccctctcaatctcctaaattctagagagtataaaccaagtctatccagtctttcttcataagacagtcctgacatcccaggaaccagtctggtgaaccttctctgcactccctctatggcaataatgtccttcctcagattaggagaccaaaactgtacgcaatactccaggtgtggtctcaccaagaccctgtacaactgcagtagaacctccctgctcctagactcaaatccttttgctatgagagAGGTGAGAGCATgatgaatgattgaatggcggagtagacttgatgggccaaatggcctaattctgtcctgGAACTCATATGTGCATATCTTTTATTGAACTTATTGCGCACCTCTCAGCATTTAACCCTGAGGTACATGAGGACAGGCAGTTATGAAAACTTTGACCTACCTCTGCTTTTGATGAATCCCAAGCAGCCCTTCAACTCGTTCAGTGAAATGGACTTACTGCCGTTGAGGTCGCAGTATTCAATGAACTTCCTGGTGCACCTTCTGGGCGTTGCCTTTTTCCTCAGGTAGACCTTGAGGGTCCTCAGCTCCTTCTCGGAGATCTCGTCGTTCAGGTCCTTGTCCAGCCGGCCGAAGTACCAGCGAATGGCGCGGTCTTGCAGCGTGAAGCCGGCCGACCTTTCCGAACCGCTGCGGGGAAACAGAGAAGACGCGCGGCCTTTAGCAAGCACGGAGGGCCATTCACTGCGCCGATCACGTTCATCGCAAGCGCGGGCGAAGTGTACCTCGTCCACGTTAGACGggagccggcctgggccatgtccaTAACGAGGGACTTCAGCAGTCCGGTGACAAACTCGGTCTTCTTCCCACCTGGGCAACCTGTAACACACCAAACACCAGCTGGTCAAAGCCACGCTCTCCCCAATATCGAAGGTGgacactaaatactggagtaactcagcgggacaggcagcatctctggagagaaggaatgggtgacccttcttcagaataaggggttcggccatttaggactgagacgaggaaaaaccttttcagccagggagttgcgaatctgtggaattctctgccacagaaggcagtggaggccaattcaccggatgttttcaagagagagttagatttagctcttagggctaacggaatcaagggaatgtttttaattgtactgctgctggcaaattcattttacttgcatcttatagaaacttacaaaattcttaaggggttggacaggctagatgcaggaagattgttcccgatgttggggaagtccagaacaaggggtcacagtttaaggataagggggaagtcttttaggaccgagatgagaaaatctttttttacacagagagtggtgaatctgtggaattctctgccacagaaggtagttgaggccacagttcattggctatatttaagagggagttagatgtggcccttgtggctaaaggcatcagggggtatggagagaaggcaggtacaggatactgagttggatgatcagccatgatcatattgaatggcggtgcaggctcgaagggccgaatggcctactcctgcacctattttctatgtttctatgaattccacagattcaccaccctcgggctACAGAAGCTCCTCCCTATCTCCATTGTGAagacacgtccttttattctgaggctgtgtcctgtgGTCCCAGACCCTCCTAGtactccatgtccactctattccTGGTCCCATCATCCAAACAATCTCCTCCGCACCTTCTCCGCATCCTTGGACAAGATGCCGACGGAACCACTACTTACCCTGGAGCTTCCTGCCCCTGAAGAGGGGGCCCATCTCCGAGACCTTGGACCGAGCACCACTCCCACAGTTGGGTGTCTGGTTGCTGCAGAGAGAAGAGCAGAGTTGAAGCCGGTTTGGCCCCCAAGTGGTTGTCAGATCTCAGTGTGACTTCATGGCTGGGTTCTCCCACTAGCTTGCCAATAGATTGGATACAAGATGGAGCTCAACTCTCTCCACCACGCCTGCATCattagcggcatggtggcgcagtgttagacttgctgcctcacagcgccagagacccgggttcgatcctgaccacgggtgctgtctgtacggagtttgcacgttctccccgtgggttttctccgagatcttcggttacctcccacattccaaagacgtacaggtttgcaagttcactggctcccagtgcactttcgagttcatttcaaaattcttttatttgtttttaaatcgttgaatgggctcgccccgccttacctctctgagctgctccacctatatgctcctgcccggtgcctcaggtcagctgatcagctgctccttgaggtaccaaggtctaagcggaagctcagaggggatagagccttttctgttgctgctccggcactctggaacaccttgccgctgcacatcagacaggccccctcactgtccatcttcaaatcctccctaaaaacacatttttattctttggctttcgacactggctgaggcattgctcctgtttttagtgcttttaatgtcttttaatttttagtgtgttttttatagtccttcgttttacggtttttaatggtttttaattgtttgtaatagctttttgttcatgagttctcatgtacagcactttgtggcaactgcagttgtttaaagtgctttataaataaagttattattattattattattattaattggcttggtgcgaatgtaaaattgtccctagtgggtgtagggtggtgctagtatgtcggacacagtgggccgaagggcctgtttccgctctgtgtctgcaaactaaagggcctgtcccacttgggcttcatttgcgcagggtgggagattgcaaccttcacgtggtccgccctgtttcaacgaatgcaatcaaccccggcgtgcacaatcaaataagtcctgggatgtcagggctttcatatgaagaaagactggatagactcggcttgtactcgctagaatttagaagattgaggggggatcttatagaaacttacaaaattcttaaggggttggacaggctagatgcaggaagattgttcccgatgttggggaagtccagaacaaggggccacacacagtttaaggataagggggaaatcttttaggaccgagatgagaaaaagaaaattcacacagagagtggtgaatctgtggaattctctgccacagaaggtagttgaggccacagttcattggctatatttaagagggagttagatgtggcccttgtggctaaagggatcagtgggtatggagagaaggcaggtacaggatactgagttggatgatcagccatgatcatattgaatggcggtgcaggctcgaagggccgaatggcctgcacctattgtctatgtttctatggttctaagttgtccgacaactttaggctgtgcacgccacacgcaagaagaagtaaattgcgtgtcacgcaggtggcgcgcgaagattttgtgaatcccgaaatcctggggcgccgcgcgcgacactgcctacatcaccacgaaccatgcgcgcgtaatgcacgccatgcacacATCACATGCACGACGGGCTTCGTGACGCGTCAATGATGtctcgtaaatgacgcgcaaatgacgcccatgtgggacaggcccttcaactaaTCTAACCCGACCCAACCCAAGCATCAGAGCAACGCCTGTTCACTCTGTCGCTGGTGATACAAGGTCTCCACCACCCGCCGCGCCGACGTGCGCGCCCGCTCACCGTGCTGTGGTGCCTTGAATCGGGTGCCCGGTGTTGACCTGCACGCACCAGCAGTAACCGGTGGCTTGGTGGCACTGTACCTCCCTGTACAGACCGGCCGAGCTGCATTGCGGCACAAACGCACCCTCGTACTGGTGCTGCTTCGCCTCCTCGATGGCGGCATGCCGCTCCTGTTCGCACGACACCGGCTGGTCTAACGGTGGGACGAGAAAGCACACGGGTAAATGCTCAACTCCACGCGtgggaagggaactgcagatgccggtttagatagacactaaaaactggacgaactcggtgggacaggcagcatctctggagagaaggagtgggtgagtatataataatgcccctgtcccacttaggaaacctgaacggaaacctctggagactttgcgccccacctgaggtttccgtgcggttcccggaggttttttgtcagtctccctacctgcttccactacctgcaacctccggcaaccacctgcaacctccgggaaccgcacggaaaccttgggtggggcgcaaagtctccagaggtttccgt
The nucleotide sequence above comes from Amblyraja radiata isolate CabotCenter1 chromosome 41, sAmbRad1.1.pri, whole genome shotgun sequence. Encoded proteins:
- the LOC116967750 gene encoding SPARC-related modular calcium-binding protein 1-like, yielding MSPLSLALLIVELFGFSAPSKPPRFDRTLVSSERASEPSYREEAVSHLITSCISSAELTYPALWFLFIRDAKSNRSTKLDQPVSCEQERHAAIEEAKQHQYEGAFVPQCSSAGLYREVQCHQATGYCWCVQVNTGHPIQGTTARNQTPNCGSGARSKVSEMGPLFRGRKLQGCPGGKKTEFVTGLLKSLVMDMAQAGSRLTWTSGSERSAGFTLQDRAIRWYFGRLDKDLNDEISEKELRTLKVYLRKKATPRRCTRKFIEYCDLNGSKSISLNELKGCLGFIKSRANKQ